From Azospirillum baldaniorum, the proteins below share one genomic window:
- the rocD gene encoding ornithine--oxo-acid transaminase, giving the protein MLQHAADLIGTEHRLGAHNYKPLDVVLARGEGVYVWDTEGNRYLDCLSAYSAVNQGHCHPKILEAMVQQASKLTLTSRAFRNDQLALFYEELAALTGSHKILPMNSGAEAVESAIKTVRKWGYEVRGVPENQAEIIVCSDNFHGRTISIVSFSTDPDARGGFGPFTPGFRTVPFGDAAALEAALTPNTVAVLLEPIQGEAGVVIPPAGYLRRVRDLCTERNVVMILDEIQTGLGRTGKLLAEEHEGVEADVTLIGKALSGGFYPVSAVLSNSEVLGVLKPGQHGSTFGGNPLACAVARAAMRVLVEEGMIDNAAAQGAYFLEQLGAIRSNVIREARGRGLMLAVELHPEAGGARRYCEALRARGVLAKDTHDHTIRIAPPLVITREQVDWALEQFDAVLTGTALP; this is encoded by the coding sequence ATGCTTCAGCACGCCGCCGACCTGATCGGGACCGAACACCGCCTGGGCGCCCACAATTACAAGCCGCTGGACGTCGTGCTGGCGCGCGGCGAGGGCGTCTATGTCTGGGACACCGAGGGCAACCGCTACCTCGACTGCTTGTCGGCCTACTCCGCCGTCAACCAGGGCCATTGCCACCCGAAGATCCTGGAGGCGATGGTGCAACAGGCGTCGAAGCTGACCCTGACCTCCCGCGCCTTCCGCAACGACCAGTTGGCGCTGTTCTACGAGGAGCTGGCGGCGCTGACCGGCTCGCACAAGATCCTGCCGATGAACAGCGGGGCGGAGGCGGTGGAGTCGGCGATCAAGACGGTGCGCAAGTGGGGCTACGAGGTGCGCGGCGTGCCGGAGAACCAGGCGGAGATCATCGTCTGCTCGGACAATTTTCACGGCCGCACCATCTCCATCGTCAGCTTCAGCACCGACCCGGACGCCCGCGGCGGCTTCGGCCCCTTCACGCCGGGCTTCCGCACCGTGCCCTTCGGCGACGCGGCGGCGCTGGAGGCGGCGCTGACCCCCAACACGGTGGCCGTCCTGCTGGAGCCGATCCAGGGCGAGGCCGGGGTCGTCATCCCGCCCGCCGGCTATCTGCGCCGGGTGCGCGACCTGTGCACGGAGCGCAACGTCGTGATGATCCTGGACGAGATCCAGACCGGGCTGGGCCGCACCGGCAAGCTGCTGGCCGAGGAGCATGAGGGGGTGGAGGCCGACGTCACCCTGATCGGCAAGGCGCTGTCCGGCGGCTTCTACCCGGTGTCGGCGGTGCTGTCGAACTCCGAGGTGCTGGGCGTGCTGAAGCCCGGCCAGCACGGCAGCACCTTCGGCGGCAACCCGCTGGCCTGCGCCGTCGCCCGCGCCGCCATGCGGGTGCTGGTGGAGGAGGGCATGATCGACAACGCCGCCGCCCAGGGCGCCTATTTCCTGGAGCAGCTCGGCGCCATCCGCAGCAACGTGATCCGCGAGGCGCGCGGGCGCGGCCTGATGCTGGCGGTGGAGCTTCACCCGGAGGCGGGCGGGGCGCGCCGCTATTGCGAGGCGCTGCGGGCGCGGGGCGTCCTGGCGAAGGACACCCACGACCACACCATCCGCATCGCCCCGCCGCTGGTCATCACCCGCGAGCAGGTCGATTGGGCGCTGGAGCAGTTCGACGCCGTGCTGACGGGAACCGCCCTCCCGTAA
- a CDS encoding M14 family metallopeptidase: protein MHSAIIDLPSATPGTRRTLTVQRFGTAGARPCAYIQASLHADEIPAMLVADKLRRILTALEAEGRIAGEVILVPVANPVGLGQSLMDHHLGRFDQDDGKNFNRDYPHLTEAVAERVADRLTDDGEANKAAIRAALAEALAERTPRTETEHMKHRLLELALQADWVLDLHCDLEAVMHLYTLTPSAEAFAPLQRLLGARAVFLAEESGGDPFDEAVSRPWNELAKRWPDRPIPFGCHSVTVELRGQADVEHAQGEADAQAIAGFLTHAGVLSGEPPALPEPLCAPTPLESSEPLTAPVGGVVVFHHKAGDRVEAGAVVADILDPLTGDVTPVRSESAGVLYAHSATRFTLAGKRIAKVAGTTLRRTGPLLSA from the coding sequence ATGCACAGCGCCATCATCGACCTCCCGTCCGCCACCCCCGGCACCCGGCGGACCCTGACCGTCCAGCGCTTCGGCACGGCGGGCGCGCGGCCCTGCGCCTACATCCAGGCGTCGCTGCACGCCGACGAGATCCCGGCCATGCTGGTGGCCGACAAGCTGCGCCGCATCCTGACTGCGCTGGAGGCCGAGGGGCGGATCGCCGGCGAGGTCATCCTCGTCCCGGTCGCCAACCCGGTGGGGCTGGGCCAGTCGCTGATGGACCATCACCTCGGCCGCTTCGACCAGGACGACGGCAAGAACTTCAACCGCGACTACCCCCACCTGACCGAGGCGGTGGCCGAGCGCGTGGCCGACCGGCTGACCGACGACGGCGAGGCCAACAAGGCCGCCATCCGCGCCGCCCTGGCCGAGGCCCTGGCCGAACGCACCCCGCGCACCGAGACGGAGCACATGAAGCACCGTCTTCTGGAGCTGGCGCTCCAGGCCGATTGGGTGCTGGACCTGCATTGCGACCTGGAAGCGGTGATGCACCTCTACACCCTGACGCCCTCGGCGGAGGCCTTCGCCCCGTTGCAGCGGCTGCTGGGCGCGCGGGCGGTCTTCCTGGCCGAGGAATCCGGCGGCGACCCCTTCGACGAGGCGGTCAGCCGCCCCTGGAACGAGCTTGCCAAGCGCTGGCCCGACCGCCCGATCCCCTTCGGCTGCCATTCCGTGACCGTGGAGTTGCGCGGGCAGGCCGACGTGGAGCACGCCCAGGGCGAAGCGGACGCCCAGGCCATCGCCGGCTTCCTCACCCATGCCGGCGTCCTGTCCGGCGAGCCGCCGGCCCTGCCGGAGCCGCTGTGCGCCCCGACCCCGCTGGAATCCTCCGAACCGCTGACCGCCCCGGTGGGCGGCGTTGTGGTCTTCCACCACAAGGCGGGCGACCGCGTGGAGGCCGGCGCCGTGGTCGCCGACATCCTCGACCCGCTGACCGGCGACGTGACCCCGGTGCGCAGCGAATCGGCGGGCGTGCTCTACGCCCACAGCGCGACCCGCTTCACCCTGGCGGGCAAGCGGATCGCCAAGGTGGCGGGGACGACGCTGCGAAGGACGGGGCCGCTGCTGAGCGCGTAA
- a CDS encoding calcium-binding protein, whose amino-acid sequence MMGVYVLPSTQYNWGASNVNESWSVYGNSLDNYIIGGNLGDYIDGGAGNDTLDGNPGNDTLNGGAGNDTLYGWTGDDNLIGGSGEDWLEGEAGNDTLNGGASGFRDVLLGGDGSDTYIHYYNDTGLSWIADGSGTSDKLIINDVSSIYDLRFALDSSNANNLVIYTDADAANGISDGVVIQDYFSGAGHGAGEVEYIQVGSYTTSLWGFLGLS is encoded by the coding sequence ATGATGGGCGTTTATGTTCTTCCATCAACTCAGTACAACTGGGGTGCTAGCAACGTAAATGAATCTTGGTCTGTGTATGGAAATAGCCTCGATAATTATATTATCGGTGGAAATCTAGGTGATTACATTGATGGCGGCGCCGGTAATGACACGCTAGACGGCAACCCCGGTAATGACACGCTCAATGGTGGCGCTGGCAATGACACGTTGTATGGTTGGACCGGCGATGACAACCTCATAGGGGGCAGTGGCGAAGATTGGCTTGAAGGGGAGGCCGGCAACGACACGCTCAACGGCGGCGCTTCGGGGTTTCGTGACGTTCTCCTTGGTGGAGACGGAAGCGATACATACATTCACTATTACAACGATACCGGCCTTTCTTGGATCGCTGATGGTAGTGGGACGAGTGACAAACTTATAATCAACGATGTTTCATCTATCTATGATCTCCGTTTTGCATTGGACTCGAGCAATGCAAACAATTTGGTGATATACACCGATGCGGATGCGGCTAATGGTATCAGTGATGGAGTGGTAATTCAGGATTACTTTAGCGGTGCGGGGCATGGCGCCGGAGAAGTCGAGTATATTCAGGTTGGCAGCTATACCACTTCTCTTTGGGGCTTCCTCGGTCTGTCCTAA
- a CDS encoding TetR/AcrR family transcriptional regulator: MPRPAKHHPERGDARTRLLEAARDVIRAKGFAATSVDDLCKAAGVTKGAFFHHFETKEALGVAAAAYWAETTSAFFANAPYHRLDDPLDRLFGYVDFRKAIIDGDPAEFTCLVGTMTQEVYGSHPAIRDACAASIFGHAATLEPDIAAAMAARGIEADWTPASLARHTQAVLQGAFILAKATGGREDALDSVDHLKRYLTLLFSQPHSKGNSHDGR, encoded by the coding sequence ATGCCGAGACCCGCCAAACATCACCCCGAACGCGGCGACGCCCGCACCCGGCTTCTCGAGGCGGCGCGGGACGTCATCCGGGCCAAGGGCTTCGCGGCGACCTCCGTCGATGATCTCTGCAAGGCGGCGGGGGTCACCAAGGGTGCGTTCTTCCACCATTTCGAGACCAAGGAAGCGCTCGGCGTCGCCGCCGCCGCCTATTGGGCGGAAACCACCTCGGCCTTCTTCGCGAACGCGCCGTACCACCGGCTCGACGACCCGCTCGACCGGCTGTTTGGCTATGTCGACTTCCGCAAGGCGATCATCGACGGCGACCCCGCCGAATTCACCTGCCTCGTCGGGACCATGACGCAGGAGGTCTACGGGTCGCACCCGGCGATCCGCGACGCCTGCGCCGCCAGCATCTTCGGCCACGCGGCGACGCTCGAACCGGACATCGCGGCGGCCATGGCGGCGCGCGGGATCGAGGCCGACTGGACCCCGGCGAGCCTCGCGCGGCACACCCAGGCCGTGCTCCAGGGCGCCTTCATCCTCGCCAAGGCGACGGGCGGGCGCGAGGACGCGCTGGACAGCGTCGATCACCTGAAACGCTACCTCACGCTGCTCTTTTCACAGCCCCATTCGAAAGGGAATTCCCATGACGGACGGTGA
- a CDS encoding SRPBCC family protein, giving the protein MTDGERDLVLTRSLDAPRGALWRCWTEPELLKQWFCPKPWFVSEARMDLRPGGEFFTRMNGPNGESFGEPGVFLDVEEGRRLVFTDAFRPGWRPSGRAFMTADVRFEDAGAGQTLYTARAMHWSAEARDEHEKMGFHEGWGKATDQLEALAQTL; this is encoded by the coding sequence ATGACGGACGGTGAGCGCGACCTCGTTCTGACCCGCAGCCTCGACGCGCCGCGCGGCGCGCTGTGGCGCTGCTGGACCGAGCCCGAGCTGCTGAAACAGTGGTTCTGCCCCAAGCCCTGGTTCGTGTCCGAGGCACGGATGGACCTGCGGCCGGGCGGCGAGTTCTTCACGCGGATGAACGGTCCGAACGGCGAATCCTTCGGCGAGCCCGGCGTCTTCCTCGACGTGGAGGAGGGGCGGCGTCTGGTCTTCACCGACGCTTTCCGCCCCGGCTGGCGGCCGTCGGGCCGGGCCTTCATGACCGCCGACGTGCGGTTCGAGGACGCGGGCGCCGGCCAGACCCTCTACACCGCGCGCGCCATGCACTGGAGCGCCGAGGCGCGCGACGAGCATGAGAAGATGGGCTTCCACGAAGGCTGGGGCAAGGCGACCGATCAGCTCGAAGCCCTCGCCCAGACGCTCTGA
- a CDS encoding VOC family protein translates to MEPTIYLFFNGTCLEAMTHYAETLGGDIVYVFRNGDAPDADSRMTGGDDLVMNMMVKLGATTVMASDSPDSMYSKPQGFRVQIAPPSLAEFDRIFAVLAKDARVVEMPPGETFWAERFAMFTDRFGTPWMLNHTGAKDPGAATS, encoded by the coding sequence ATGGAACCGACGATCTACCTGTTCTTCAACGGGACCTGCCTGGAGGCGATGACCCACTACGCCGAGACCCTCGGCGGCGACATCGTCTACGTGTTCCGCAACGGCGACGCCCCGGATGCGGACAGCCGGATGACCGGGGGCGATGACCTCGTGATGAACATGATGGTGAAGCTGGGGGCGACCACGGTGATGGCGTCCGACTCGCCGGACAGCATGTACAGCAAGCCGCAGGGATTCCGGGTGCAGATCGCCCCGCCGTCGCTCGCCGAGTTCGACCGCATCTTCGCCGTGCTGGCGAAGGACGCCCGCGTCGTGGAGATGCCGCCGGGCGAGACCTTCTGGGCCGAGCGCTTCGCCATGTTCACCGATCGCTTCGGCACGCCGTGGATGCTCAACCACACCGGCGCGAAAGACCCGGGCGCGGCAACGTCCTGA
- a CDS encoding DUF1428 domain-containing protein: MAYIDGFVIAVPTANKQAFIDHANKVDVLFKELGATRIIECWGDDVPNGKLTDFRRAVQAKDDETVAFSWIEWPDKATRDAAMGRIEELMKTDERFSPENNPMPFDGKRMIFGGFAPVVEV, encoded by the coding sequence ATGGCTTACATCGACGGGTTCGTCATCGCCGTTCCAACGGCCAACAAGCAGGCCTTCATCGACCACGCGAACAAGGTCGACGTTCTGTTCAAGGAGCTTGGCGCGACGCGCATCATCGAATGCTGGGGCGACGATGTGCCCAACGGCAAGCTCACCGATTTCCGCCGGGCGGTGCAGGCGAAGGACGACGAGACGGTCGCCTTCTCCTGGATCGAATGGCCGGACAAGGCGACGCGCGACGCCGCCATGGGGCGGATCGAGGAGCTGATGAAGACCGACGAGCGGTTCAGCCCGGAGAACAACCCGATGCCCTTCGACGGGAAGCGGATGATCTTCGGCGGCTTCGCGCCGGTCGTCGAGGTGTGA
- the gabT gene encoding 4-aminobutyrate--2-oxoglutarate transaminase, protein MSNQSFQDRRNAAVPRGLANAMPVYVDRAENAELWDVEGNRFIDFAGGIAVLNTGHRHPKIIEAVKAQLDRFTHTCAMVTPYESFVTLAERLNALVPGSTPKKTAFFTTGAEAVENAVKIARAHTGRPGVIAFSGAFHGRTLLAMALTGKVVPYKVGFGPFPAEVYHAPFPNAYRGVSVQDSLKALEQLFKSDVDATRVAAIIVEPVQGEGGFNIAPPEFLQALRKICDENGILLIIDEIQTGFARTGKMFAIEHSGVEPDLMTMAKSLAGGFPLSAVTGKAEIMDAPIPGGIGGTYAGSPLATTAALAVLDVIEEEKLIQRSNDLGERIAGRFRTMAQRNTLSVIGDVRNLGGMIAMELVKDRGTKEPAAELTKALVAKAAEKGLVLLSCGTYGNVIRILVPLTASDALVDEGLDIIERSLEELVSA, encoded by the coding sequence ATGAGCAACCAGTCCTTCCAGGATCGTCGCAACGCCGCCGTTCCGCGCGGCCTCGCCAACGCCATGCCGGTCTATGTCGACCGCGCCGAGAACGCCGAGCTGTGGGACGTCGAGGGCAACCGCTTCATCGACTTCGCCGGCGGCATCGCGGTGCTGAACACCGGCCACCGCCATCCGAAGATCATCGAGGCGGTGAAGGCCCAGCTCGACCGCTTCACCCACACCTGCGCGATGGTCACGCCCTACGAGTCCTTCGTGACCCTGGCGGAGCGTCTGAACGCGCTGGTTCCGGGCTCCACGCCGAAGAAGACCGCCTTCTTCACCACCGGTGCGGAAGCCGTCGAGAACGCCGTGAAGATCGCCCGTGCCCACACGGGCCGTCCGGGCGTGATCGCCTTCTCCGGCGCCTTCCACGGCCGCACGCTGCTGGCGATGGCGCTGACCGGCAAGGTCGTGCCCTACAAGGTCGGCTTCGGCCCCTTCCCGGCCGAGGTCTACCACGCGCCCTTCCCCAACGCCTACCGCGGGGTCAGCGTCCAGGACAGCCTGAAGGCGCTGGAGCAGCTGTTCAAGTCGGACGTCGACGCCACCCGCGTCGCCGCGATCATCGTGGAGCCGGTGCAAGGTGAGGGCGGCTTCAACATCGCCCCGCCGGAGTTCCTGCAGGCCCTGCGCAAGATCTGCGACGAAAACGGCATCCTGCTGATCATCGACGAGATCCAGACCGGCTTCGCCCGCACCGGCAAGATGTTCGCCATCGAGCATTCCGGCGTCGAGCCCGACCTGATGACCATGGCGAAGAGCCTGGCTGGCGGCTTCCCGCTGTCGGCGGTCACCGGCAAGGCAGAGATCATGGACGCTCCGATCCCCGGCGGCATCGGCGGCACCTACGCCGGCAGCCCGCTGGCGACCACCGCGGCGCTGGCCGTGCTGGACGTCATCGAGGAGGAGAAGCTGATCCAGCGCTCCAACGACCTGGGCGAGCGCATCGCCGGCCGCTTCCGCACCATGGCCCAGCGCAACACGCTGTCGGTGATCGGCGACGTGCGCAACCTGGGCGGCATGATCGCCATGGAACTGGTGAAGGACCGCGGCACCAAGGAGCCGGCGGCGGAGCTGACCAAGGCGCTGGTCGCCAAGGCGGCGGAGAAGGGCCTCGTCCTGCTGTCCTGCGGCACCTACGGCAACGTGATCCGCATCCTGGTTCCGCTGACCGCGTCGGACGCGCTGGTGGACGAGGGTCTGGACATCATCGAGCGCTCCCTGGAGGAGCTGGTTTCGGCCTGA
- the gabD gene encoding NADP-dependent succinate-semialdehyde dehydrogenase: MLSLNDQSLLRTQAYVNGVWRDAFSGKTFAVTNPATGEELAQVADVGAEETRQAINAADAALPAWRAKTAKERAAILRRWFELIMAAQEDLAVLMTLEQGKPLAEARGEVAYGASFIEWFAEEGKRVYGDVIPSFAGNKRIVVLKEPIGVVAAITPWNFPNAMITRKVGPALAAGCTIVVKPAEDTPLSALALAELAERAGVPAGVFNIVTGSDPVAIGGELTASPIVRKLSFTGSTEVGKILMRQSADTVKKVSLELGGNAPFIVFDDADLDEAVKGALASKYRNSGQTCVCANRLLVQAGVYDAFAAKLAEAVKQIRVGNGMEAGVTQGPMINGQAVEKVEELMGDALAKGAKVALGGKRHGLGGTFFEPTILTGVTTEMRVAREEIFGPVAPLFKFETEADAIRMANDTEFGLAAYFYSRDIGRVWRVAEQLEYGMVGINEGILSTEVAPFGGIKQSGIGREGSKYGVEDFLEIKYLCVGLGA, encoded by the coding sequence ATGCTGTCGCTGAACGACCAGAGCCTTCTTCGGACGCAAGCCTATGTGAACGGCGTGTGGCGCGACGCCTTCTCCGGCAAGACCTTCGCGGTGACCAACCCGGCGACGGGCGAGGAGCTGGCCCAGGTCGCCGACGTCGGCGCGGAAGAGACGCGGCAGGCCATCAACGCCGCCGACGCCGCCCTGCCCGCCTGGCGCGCCAAGACCGCGAAGGAGCGCGCGGCCATCCTGCGCCGCTGGTTCGAGCTGATCATGGCGGCGCAGGAGGATCTGGCCGTCCTGATGACGCTGGAGCAGGGCAAGCCGCTGGCCGAGGCCCGTGGCGAGGTCGCCTACGGCGCCAGCTTCATCGAGTGGTTCGCCGAGGAGGGCAAGCGGGTCTACGGCGACGTGATCCCCAGCTTCGCCGGCAACAAGCGCATCGTCGTCCTGAAGGAGCCGATCGGCGTCGTCGCGGCGATCACCCCGTGGAACTTCCCCAACGCGATGATCACCCGCAAGGTCGGCCCGGCGCTGGCCGCCGGCTGCACCATCGTGGTCAAGCCGGCCGAGGACACCCCGCTGTCCGCCCTGGCGCTGGCCGAGCTGGCCGAGCGCGCCGGCGTTCCGGCCGGGGTGTTTAACATCGTCACCGGCTCCGACCCGGTCGCCATCGGCGGCGAGCTGACCGCCAGCCCGATCGTGCGCAAGCTGTCCTTCACCGGCTCGACCGAGGTCGGCAAGATCCTGATGCGCCAGTCCGCCGACACGGTGAAGAAGGTGTCGCTGGAGCTGGGCGGCAACGCGCCCTTCATCGTGTTCGACGACGCCGACCTGGACGAGGCGGTCAAGGGCGCCCTCGCGTCCAAGTACCGCAACTCCGGCCAGACCTGCGTCTGCGCCAACCGCCTGCTGGTCCAGGCCGGCGTCTACGACGCCTTCGCCGCCAAGCTGGCCGAGGCGGTGAAGCAGATCCGCGTCGGCAACGGCATGGAGGCCGGGGTCACCCAGGGTCCGATGATCAACGGGCAGGCCGTCGAGAAGGTCGAGGAGCTGATGGGCGACGCGCTGGCCAAGGGCGCCAAGGTCGCGCTCGGCGGCAAGCGGCATGGCCTGGGCGGCACCTTCTTCGAGCCGACGATCCTGACCGGCGTCACCACCGAGATGCGCGTGGCCCGCGAGGAGATCTTCGGCCCGGTGGCCCCGCTGTTCAAGTTCGAGACGGAAGCCGACGCCATCCGCATGGCGAACGACACCGAGTTCGGTCTGGCGGCCTATTTCTACAGCCGGGACATCGGCCGGGTGTGGCGCGTCGCCGAGCAGCTCGAATACGGCATGGTCGGCATCAACGAAGGCATCCTGTCGACCGAGGTCGCGCCGTTCGGCGGCATCAAGCAGTCGGGCATCGGGCGGGAAGGCTCCAAGTACGGTGTGGAGGACTTCCTGGAGATCAAGTACCTGTGCGTCGGCCTGGGCGCCTGA
- a CDS encoding cupin domain-containing protein, producing the protein MDVDAVDFNVGARLKQVREAHALSQRQLAQRAGVTNGTISLIEQNRCSPSVSSLRKVLQGIPMTLAEFFSSDDLPPREQIFFKGGDLVELTGLVKSRVGSISFRQVGDLRGRNLQVLHEKYAPGADTGGRTMLQHESEEGGIVIKGRIELTVGDRKEILGPGDAYLFDSRIPHRFRNLGDEECEIISACTPPYL; encoded by the coding sequence ATGGATGTGGACGCTGTCGATTTCAACGTGGGCGCGCGCCTGAAGCAGGTTCGCGAAGCGCACGCCCTGTCCCAGCGCCAGTTGGCGCAACGGGCGGGCGTGACCAACGGCACCATCTCGCTCATCGAACAGAATCGGTGCAGCCCGTCCGTCTCCTCGTTGCGCAAGGTACTTCAGGGCATTCCGATGACCCTGGCGGAGTTCTTCTCCTCCGACGACCTGCCGCCGCGCGAGCAGATCTTCTTCAAGGGAGGCGATCTGGTCGAGCTGACCGGGCTGGTGAAGAGCCGGGTCGGCTCCATCTCCTTCCGGCAGGTGGGCGACCTGCGCGGCCGCAACCTCCAGGTGCTGCACGAGAAATACGCCCCCGGCGCCGACACCGGCGGCCGCACCATGCTCCAGCACGAATCGGAGGAGGGCGGCATCGTCATCAAGGGCCGGATCGAGCTGACGGTCGGCGACCGCAAGGAAATCCTCGGCCCCGGCGACGCCTATCTGTTCGACAGCCGCATCCCGCACCGCTTCCGCAACCTCGGCGACGAGGAATGCGAAATCATCAGCGCCTGCACCCCGCCGTACCTGTAA
- a CDS encoding ABC transporter permease — MSDNHAPRTASQRVAWITTVVVASLVLVFLMAPILAIMPLSFSSGSYLTYPLPGLSLRWYEDFLNSPRWVSSLKNSVIIGVASTILSMVLGTLASLGLAQWKSKFKPLVLAIVLSPVVVPGVITAVGLYFFFAPLGLTGSYAGLILAHTALSTPFVVITVSATLQSFDMNLARAAASLGASPIYAFRRVILPLILPGLASGALFAFATSFDEVVVVLFMAGPEQRTLPREMFSGIRENISPTITAAAVILTTISVILLATLEALRRRNERLKGNLR, encoded by the coding sequence TTGAGCGACAACCACGCCCCCCGCACCGCCAGCCAGCGCGTCGCCTGGATCACCACCGTGGTCGTCGCCTCGCTGGTGCTGGTCTTCCTGATGGCGCCGATCCTGGCGATCATGCCGCTGTCCTTCAGCTCCGGCTCCTACCTGACCTACCCGCTGCCGGGCCTGTCGCTGCGCTGGTACGAGGACTTCCTGAACTCCCCGCGCTGGGTGTCGTCGCTGAAGAACAGCGTCATCATCGGGGTGGCCTCCACCATCCTGTCGATGGTGCTGGGCACGCTCGCCTCGCTCGGCCTCGCCCAATGGAAGAGCAAGTTCAAGCCGCTGGTGCTGGCCATCGTGCTGTCGCCGGTCGTCGTTCCGGGCGTCATCACCGCGGTGGGCCTGTACTTCTTCTTCGCGCCGCTGGGCCTGACCGGCAGCTACGCCGGGCTGATCCTGGCGCACACCGCGCTGTCCACGCCCTTCGTGGTCATCACGGTCAGCGCGACGCTGCAGAGCTTCGACATGAATCTGGCGCGGGCCGCGGCCTCGCTCGGCGCCTCGCCGATCTACGCCTTCCGCCGGGTGATCCTGCCGCTGATCCTGCCGGGTCTGGCCTCGGGCGCCCTGTTCGCCTTCGCCACCAGCTTCGACGAGGTGGTGGTGGTGCTGTTCATGGCGGGACCGGAGCAGCGCACCCTGCCCCGCGAGATGTTCAGCGGCATCCGCGAGAACATCAGCCCGACCATCACGGCGGCGGCGGTGATCCTGACGACCATCTCGGTCATCCTGCTCGCCACGCTGGAGGCGCTGCGCCGCCGCAACGAGCGGCTGAAGGGCAACCTGCGCTGA
- a CDS encoding ABC transporter permease, with amino-acid sequence MTAAFVAGADASSEVPLKRRLKRAERTRRLKALALILPLLLFLLFTFLGPIAGMLWRSVDDWEVRQVMPHTVAALADWDGKDVPGEPAFAALAGDIRTARDAGTVAIASKRLNYALNGFRTIMSGTARNLKALPEPGTAKDTLIGINPAWGERATWAAIKSASGPLTSFYLLGALDLTRNVDGAIVAAPEEQAIYRDVFGRTFTISLGVTVLCLILGFPVAYMLATLPTGQSNVLMIFVLLPFWTSLLVRTCAWIVVLQSEGIVNDSLRWIGLIDEPLRLIYNRFGVYVAMTHVLLPFMILPLYSSMRSISPAYMRAAASLGASPVTAFLRIYLPQTVPGIGAGSLLVFILAIGYYITPALVGGAADQMISYFIAFYTTETVNWGLASALGAVLLLATLLLAVVYGKLVHGQQVTGGMKN; translated from the coding sequence ATGACAGCCGCGTTCGTCGCCGGCGCCGATGCGTCGTCCGAGGTGCCTCTCAAGCGCCGCCTGAAACGGGCGGAGCGGACGCGCCGGCTCAAGGCCCTGGCGCTGATCCTGCCGCTCCTCCTCTTCCTGCTGTTCACCTTCCTCGGTCCCATCGCCGGCATGCTCTGGCGCTCGGTCGACGACTGGGAGGTGCGTCAGGTCATGCCCCACACCGTCGCGGCCCTGGCCGACTGGGACGGCAAGGACGTTCCGGGCGAGCCGGCCTTCGCCGCGCTGGCCGGCGACATCCGCACGGCGCGCGACGCCGGCACCGTCGCCATCGCGTCCAAGCGGCTGAACTACGCGCTGAACGGCTTCCGCACCATCATGTCGGGCACGGCGCGCAACCTGAAAGCCCTGCCGGAACCCGGCACCGCCAAGGACACGCTGATCGGCATCAACCCGGCCTGGGGCGAACGCGCCACCTGGGCGGCGATCAAGAGTGCCAGCGGCCCGCTCACCAGCTTCTACCTGCTGGGCGCGCTGGACCTGACGCGCAACGTGGACGGCGCCATCGTCGCCGCCCCCGAGGAGCAGGCGATCTACCGCGACGTCTTCGGGCGCACCTTCACCATCAGCCTGGGCGTGACGGTCCTCTGCCTGATCCTGGGCTTCCCGGTCGCCTACATGCTGGCGACGCTGCCCACGGGCCAGTCGAACGTGCTGATGATCTTCGTGCTGCTGCCCTTCTGGACCTCGCTTCTGGTGCGCACCTGCGCCTGGATCGTCGTGCTGCAGAGCGAGGGCATCGTCAACGACAGCCTGCGCTGGATCGGCCTGATCGACGAGCCGCTGCGGCTGATCTACAACCGCTTCGGCGTCTATGTGGCGATGACGCACGTGCTGCTGCCCTTCATGATCCTGCCGCTCTACAGCAGCATGCGCTCGATCTCCCCGGCCTACATGCGGGCCGCGGCGTCACTCGGCGCCTCGCCGGTCACCGCCTTCCTGCGCATCTACCTGCCGCAGACCGTGCCCGGCATCGGGGCGGGCAGCCTGCTCGTCTTCATCCTGGCCATCGGCTACTACATCACGCCCGCCCTGGTGGGTGGTGCCGCCGACCAGATGATCAGCTACTTCATCGCCTTCTACACGACGGAAACCGTCAACTGGGGTCTGGCCTCGGCGCTGGGCGCGGTGCTTCTGCTCGCCACGCTGCTGCTCGCCGTCGTCTATGGAAAGCTGGTCCACGGCCAGCAGGTCACGGGAGGGATGAAGAATTGA